From uncultured Desulfobacter sp., the proteins below share one genomic window:
- a CDS encoding reverse transcriptase domain-containing protein: protein MTLNTDSIEWALDFLKNHSDGDIFPKILEIDSINEKREDLIAQLSGKPLNQFSPGACRRFIVPKDEISYRQATQLDPQDSIILTSLIYQFGSGIESRRLPNDLVFSYRFAPTVQDGLYGGTSTWNSFWTKAFDFSSSCSTILYCDIADFYNQIYHHTVENQLIASGIPNQGIKWIISLLESTTAGVSRGVPIGPHAIHLIAEATLIPVDNSLSTNGIKFLRYADDIVVFCNSEKESKKALSDIAKILDKQQRLMLQRHKTKFFTPDEFKKICTDMIQDRPISFVEANLLKLINKYSGGDPYKVIFYNQISPEDWQSITEETISSIIEEYINSPLVDYIRLRWFYRRLTQIGHPGAINVSLDNLEKLGPCFSNICTYLSSVQSIDPEKWKEIGQRLLLLLESDEVKNNEFFRLSIISLFTRNQYINHFATLANMFQSADPYARREIFLSAKANNSIDWLREHKEDFVSMDPWQKMAFIHCASCFPADEKKYFINQMELLRPFEKTLAKWSKSI, encoded by the coding sequence ATGACCTTGAATACTGATTCGATAGAGTGGGCATTAGATTTTCTTAAAAATCACTCAGATGGGGATATATTCCCCAAAATTTTGGAAATCGATTCTATAAATGAGAAGAGAGAGGATTTAATTGCTCAATTGAGTGGAAAACCTTTGAATCAGTTTTCACCTGGTGCTTGCAGAAGATTCATTGTACCGAAAGATGAAATATCATACCGGCAGGCTACTCAGTTAGATCCTCAGGATTCAATTATCCTGACATCGTTAATATATCAATTTGGCTCTGGTATTGAATCAAGAAGGTTGCCAAATGATCTGGTTTTCAGTTATCGATTTGCTCCAACTGTTCAAGATGGTTTATATGGAGGTACATCTACCTGGAATAGCTTTTGGACAAAAGCATTTGATTTCAGTTCATCATGCTCAACAATTTTATATTGCGATATAGCTGATTTTTATAATCAAATATATCACCATACTGTTGAAAACCAACTAATTGCGTCTGGCATTCCTAATCAAGGCATAAAGTGGATAATTTCTCTGTTAGAATCTACAACAGCTGGTGTTTCACGCGGAGTACCGATTGGACCACATGCAATTCATCTTATTGCGGAAGCAACACTCATTCCCGTGGATAACAGTCTTTCAACAAATGGGATCAAATTTTTACGATATGCAGATGATATAGTAGTTTTTTGTAACTCAGAGAAGGAATCAAAAAAAGCTTTATCTGATATTGCAAAAATTCTTGATAAGCAGCAAAGGCTTATGCTTCAAAGGCATAAAACAAAGTTTTTTACTCCTGACGAGTTTAAGAAAATATGTACAGATATGATACAAGATCGTCCAATCAGTTTTGTTGAGGCGAACCTTTTAAAATTAATAAACAAATACTCAGGTGGAGATCCGTATAAAGTTATATTTTACAATCAAATTTCTCCTGAAGACTGGCAATCAATAACCGAAGAAACAATTTCATCGATTATAGAAGAGTATATAAATTCGCCACTTGTCGATTATATCAGACTTAGATGGTTTTATAGGAGGCTAACACAAATAGGTCATCCTGGGGCTATAAATGTGTCGCTGGACAATTTAGAAAAACTTGGTCCTTGTTTTTCAAACATCTGTACCTATCTATCATCTGTACAGTCAATTGATCCTGAAAAATGGAAAGAAATTGGACAACGACTTCTTTTACTTCTTGAATCTGATGAGGTTAAGAATAATGAGTTTTTCCGTCTTTCTATTATAAGCCTGTTCACCCGGAATCAATATATCAACCATTTTGCAACTTTAGCGAATATGTTCCAATCGGCTGATCCATATGCACGAAGAGAGATTTTCTTATCTGCAAAAGCGAATAATTCAATCGACTGGCTGAGAGAACACAAAGAAGATTTTGTGAGTATGGATCCATGGCAGAAAATGGCTTTTATTCATTGTGCTTCATGTTTTCCAGCAGATGAGAAAAAATATTTCATAAATCAAATGGAACTGCTTAGACCATTTGAAAAAACACTAGCTAAATGGAGTAAAAGTATCTAA
- a CDS encoding BTAD domain-containing putative transcriptional regulator, protein MARIGLSRLHLAGQVAQITEADLRFTPEETRQFLTRHLKPTLPQELAAPLHRISCGWVTGLVLVYLGLKDCAGLQIKDLPADLTGLNKLTFSYFEETIFQSLPPETQEFMLKTSLLDSLNPEVCNALLRITASERILDELVAGHLLTYRNESGQDGDVVYTYHHLLRSFLRIRLKQTLSQESVAELYLSMAGLKEVAGDNLGAVRAYISGEFFDKATQRLMTHEKMLFESGQILWVQGTMNAFPKQFILANPQLLYIQARLESFLGNSHKSVSLYQTILSRSDPKVSEAFALNCRIELGLNYYYSGHLREAKNLLETCLTCKSTGKRLEVSGLLILIYLILGKISQADQLAQTAKRDICQLPDSSRMRMKNWIEFVRSYRYFVTGDFKTAYAKACRSLDWYSRTDAAIIMPLAYLHAALPAYFLNQFNTGYRWAKKGLDLIREMGVRDNQKGWLNYAAALHLCGQNRLDQALTRAQKGMSLFKHQANYWGQANIHDLIHFIRLKQTDLAGAEKALEQGLTLLRRTGLTMTEGILETGMLGVWLETGRFETVLEKKARVLEKVRASKFYTFKIMMISAQCRLHLNDRAAAIAELVQAIDIAVESGYAHRVANAGAWIEPLLLSLYATGVRQGFIREVFHMNGRANDLLPEPGAGEPVHPLQISLLGRFCMTLGGQDLRPEAFNNTKALMMIKYLALNHGKGFKPRDELIELLWPEQDFNKTRKRFNVVASAIRKFFEPGIRRGEPSRYLKKQGNSFCLSLGLGGSVDVLIFQDAVHEGSAAKDMEDAARHYETALTLYKGPFLAEDAYTQWCIEEREKWQGIYLSVLWKLICHFLKKSDPEKGIYYAQKYLETDDSVETVYQKLMQLYAAAGNRSLVKKTFETCRQKVFEFLDCPPEPETIRLFHECLAVQKADKH, encoded by the coding sequence TTGGCAAGGATTGGCCTGTCTCGGCTGCATCTTGCAGGCCAGGTGGCGCAGATCACCGAAGCCGACCTGCGGTTCACACCGGAGGAGACCCGTCAATTCCTGACCAGGCATTTGAAACCGACATTGCCCCAGGAGCTTGCAGCCCCATTGCACCGAATCTCATGCGGCTGGGTCACCGGCCTGGTTTTAGTCTATTTAGGCCTTAAAGATTGCGCCGGGCTGCAGATAAAGGACTTACCCGCTGATCTGACTGGTTTAAACAAACTTACTTTCAGCTATTTCGAGGAGACCATTTTTCAATCCCTTCCGCCGGAAACCCAGGAGTTCATGTTGAAAACATCGTTGCTGGACTCCCTGAACCCGGAGGTTTGCAATGCGCTCCTCCGGATCACGGCGTCGGAAAGGATCCTGGATGAACTGGTTGCAGGCCATTTGTTGACATACCGGAATGAATCCGGCCAGGACGGGGATGTGGTTTACACCTATCACCACCTGCTCAGATCATTTTTGCGCATCCGGCTGAAACAGACGCTGTCCCAGGAATCCGTAGCCGAACTGTACTTAAGTATGGCAGGACTTAAGGAGGTGGCCGGGGATAATCTCGGAGCAGTTCGGGCTTATATTTCCGGCGAATTTTTCGATAAAGCTACACAACGTCTGATGACACATGAAAAAATGCTTTTTGAATCCGGGCAGATCCTTTGGGTTCAAGGCACTATGAACGCTTTTCCAAAGCAGTTCATCCTTGCAAATCCTCAGCTCTTGTACATCCAGGCCAGGCTTGAATCCTTCTTGGGAAATTCCCACAAGTCGGTATCATTATATCAAACCATTCTGAGCAGATCAGATCCGAAGGTTTCTGAGGCTTTTGCCCTGAACTGCCGGATAGAATTGGGGCTCAACTATTACTATTCCGGCCATCTCCGGGAAGCCAAAAACCTACTGGAAACCTGCCTGACATGTAAAAGTACGGGTAAACGGTTGGAGGTATCCGGTCTGTTGATACTGATTTACCTTATCCTCGGAAAGATCAGTCAAGCAGACCAACTGGCCCAGACCGCAAAAAGGGATATCTGTCAACTCCCGGATTCCAGCCGGATGAGGATGAAAAACTGGATCGAGTTTGTTCGTTCCTACCGATACTTTGTCACCGGAGATTTTAAGACGGCTTATGCTAAGGCCTGCCGGAGCTTGGACTGGTATTCCAGGACTGATGCGGCCATCATCATGCCCCTGGCTTACCTTCATGCCGCATTGCCGGCCTATTTTTTAAATCAATTCAACACCGGGTACAGGTGGGCTAAAAAAGGACTGGACCTTATCCGTGAAATGGGCGTTCGCGATAACCAGAAGGGATGGCTCAACTATGCGGCGGCGCTTCACCTGTGTGGGCAAAACCGCCTGGACCAGGCTCTAACTCGGGCTCAAAAGGGAATGTCACTGTTTAAACACCAGGCAAACTACTGGGGGCAGGCCAATATTCATGATCTCATCCACTTTATCCGGTTGAAACAGACAGATCTCGCTGGGGCGGAAAAAGCCCTGGAACAGGGACTGACCTTGCTCCGCCGGACAGGTCTGACTATGACCGAAGGGATTCTTGAAACCGGCATGCTGGGGGTATGGCTTGAAACCGGCCGGTTTGAAACCGTATTGGAAAAGAAGGCGCGGGTCTTGGAAAAGGTCAGGGCCTCAAAATTTTATACCTTCAAAATCATGATGATCTCGGCCCAATGCCGACTGCACTTAAATGACCGGGCCGCAGCTATTGCGGAACTTGTGCAAGCGATTGATATTGCGGTGGAGAGCGGATACGCGCACCGAGTGGCAAATGCCGGGGCATGGATTGAGCCGCTTTTGTTGTCCCTGTATGCCACGGGCGTAAGACAGGGGTTCATCCGGGAGGTTTTTCACATGAACGGCCGGGCAAATGACCTCCTGCCTGAACCGGGTGCCGGAGAACCGGTTCATCCCTTGCAAATTTCACTTCTGGGCCGGTTCTGCATGACTTTAGGCGGACAAGACCTGAGGCCGGAAGCGTTTAACAATACCAAGGCTCTGATGATGATCAAATACCTGGCGCTTAACCATGGTAAGGGATTTAAACCCCGGGACGAACTGATTGAACTGCTCTGGCCTGAACAGGATTTCAACAAAACCCGCAAGCGGTTCAACGTCGTGGCCAGCGCCATCCGGAAATTCTTTGAGCCCGGTATCCGGCGCGGAGAACCTTCCCGATATCTAAAAAAGCAGGGAAACTCATTTTGTCTCTCTTTGGGGCTGGGAGGCAGCGTTGACGTTTTGATTTTTCAGGATGCGGTCCACGAAGGAAGTGCGGCCAAAGATATGGAAGACGCCGCCCGACATTATGAAACCGCCCTGACCCTCTACAAAGGCCCCTTTCTGGCCGAAGACGCCTATACCCAGTGGTGTATTGAAGAAAGGGAGAAATGGCAGGGCATCTACCTGTCAGTGCTGTGGAAACTGATCTGTCATTTTCTTAAAAAATCGGACCCTGAAAAAGGAATATACTACGCGCAGAAATATCTTGAAACGGATGACAGTGTTGAAACGGTCTATCAAAAGCTCATGCAGCTTTATGCCGCGGCCGGGAACCGTTCTCTGGTGAAAAAAACATTTGAAACCTGCCGGCAAAAAGTGTTTGAATTCCTGGACTGCCCTCCGGAACCCGAGACGATCCGCCTGTTCCATGAGTGCCTGGCCGTTCAGAAGGCGGATAAACATTGA
- the msrB gene encoding peptide-methionine (R)-S-oxide reductase MsrB: MKHKLIIFTLTTLFIALGFYAFAGMENKMKDDSMKKQLSEKMMDDIKTEIATFAGGCFWCTEADFEKVKGVQKVISGYTGGHKPDPAYKEVSMGGTGHTEAIQVYFDPKVVTYTELLDYFWRHINPTDADGQFVDRGNQYRSEIFYHTDKQKMEATSSKKALEADMVFEKPIVTRITKFEAFYPAETYHQDYYKKNPIRYKYYRWNSGRDQFIENTWKNKHMKQEEIKTLPMDKEMDKMKEDTMSSWTRPSNAEIKKKLTPMQYKITQHEGTEPPFQNAFWDNKEEGIYVDIVSGEPLFSSKDKFKSGTGWPSFTRPLEPEHIVEKTDKSLFMTRTEVRSKIADSHLGHVFDDGPVPTGLRYCINSGALKFIPKDKLTEAGYGKYATLF, from the coding sequence ATGAAACATAAACTGATCATTTTTACCCTTACCACCCTGTTCATTGCCCTTGGATTCTATGCCTTTGCAGGTATGGAAAATAAGATGAAAGATGATTCTATGAAAAAACAGTTGTCCGAAAAGATGATGGACGATATCAAGACCGAAATTGCCACCTTTGCCGGAGGGTGTTTCTGGTGCACCGAAGCCGACTTTGAAAAAGTCAAGGGTGTCCAAAAGGTGATTTCAGGATACACCGGCGGTCATAAACCAGACCCCGCTTATAAAGAGGTCTCTATGGGCGGCACAGGCCACACCGAGGCCATTCAGGTCTATTTTGATCCAAAGGTGGTCACGTATACGGAACTTTTGGATTACTTCTGGCGCCACATCAATCCCACGGATGCCGACGGACAATTTGTGGACAGAGGAAACCAGTACCGCTCCGAAATCTTCTACCACACCGACAAACAAAAGATGGAGGCCACGTCTTCCAAAAAGGCCCTGGAAGCGGACATGGTCTTTGAGAAGCCCATTGTTACCCGGATCACGAAGTTTGAGGCCTTTTATCCTGCTGAAACGTACCATCAGGATTACTATAAAAAGAACCCCATCCGATATAAGTATTATCGGTGGAATTCGGGCCGGGATCAATTCATCGAAAATACCTGGAAGAACAAGCATATGAAACAAGAAGAAATCAAAACACTGCCCATGGACAAGGAGATGGATAAAATGAAAGAGGATACAATGTCCTCATGGACACGCCCGTCAAATGCCGAAATCAAAAAAAAGTTGACCCCCATGCAGTATAAAATCACCCAGCACGAAGGCACGGAACCGCCTTTTCAGAATGCATTCTGGGACAATAAAGAAGAGGGCATTTATGTGGATATCGTATCCGGAGAACCCCTTTTCTCATCTAAGGACAAATTCAAGTCCGGCACAGGCTGGCCCAGTTTCACCCGGCCCCTGGAACCTGAGCATATCGTCGAAAAAACGGACAAAAGTTTATTCATGACCCGCACCGAGGTCCGAAGCAAAATTGCCGATTCCCACCTGGGTCATGTGTTTGATGATGGTCCGGTACCCACGGGCCTTCGGTACTGCATCAATTCAGGCGCTTTGAAGTTCATCCCCAAAGACAAGCTGACAGAAGCGGGATATGGAAAGTACGCAACACTTTTCTAA
- a CDS encoding GFA family protein: protein MKYKGSCLCGEITFEIIGEFESFFLCHCERCRKDTGSAHAANLFSSSARLIWLSGKDKAKIFDFKSEGHIKSFCSNCGSALPNLQMDGGLLVVPAGSLDSDVPIKPQGHIYWGNKANWDDALEKIVKFNQLPNSKE from the coding sequence ATGAAATATAAAGGCTCTTGCCTTTGTGGTGAAATTACTTTTGAAATAATCGGAGAATTTGAAAGCTTTTTTCTTTGCCATTGCGAACGTTGTCGCAAAGACACTGGTTCCGCCCATGCCGCTAATCTATTTTCCTCCTCGGCAAGGTTGATATGGCTGTCGGGCAAAGATAAGGCCAAAATCTTTGATTTTAAATCAGAGGGGCACATAAAAAGTTTTTGTTCGAATTGTGGCTCAGCTCTTCCAAATCTGCAGATGGATGGAGGATTGTTGGTTGTCCCTGCTGGGAGTCTCGACAGCGATGTGCCAATAAAACCTCAAGGTCATATTTATTGGGGGAACAAAGCCAATTGGGACGATGCGTTAGAAAAAATAGTCAAATTTAACCAGCTCCCGAACAGCAAGGAATAA
- a CDS encoding amidohydrolase family protein, producing MKKITHTLWVINARLIDGLGNAYKNLKSIYIHEGRIRQIGNLTPPDHEKVLDVKGATVMPGLIDAHVHLQSVPGSVFRKDDESRLQKYRYHQLRSYLACGVTTVLDNAIAGPMLREFTQYLESGGAGPRIFALAPAFYPPNGYLDNGMLTAYWGPHWRPAKDRTDVVELFREYEGTDRVIGVKVMLETGFGKANIWPLLSKKVRDIISDESRKRNLPLYAHAYKKKEQKTGLDMGVHCFVHSGFMFTQPTDRFIRRMKELGTYVTTTLSCTFDQMLVQFQRERLDNPYLNLRVPRELLETARDDRVWEDYYDRFFKLSSPKWLPSFFIRALPKLINIEKSIKACLESASRAILTLHEAGIPIVAGTDASSWPVFPNFFHGTSMIREMELLYNIGIPPMDVIASATRVPAEMMGKTDRIGTLEKGKYGDMVVVEKDPLKDPSALESLLWTIKGGEARTPEEWMACDPT from the coding sequence TTGAAAAAAATAACACATACACTCTGGGTTATAAATGCCCGGCTGATCGACGGCCTGGGCAATGCATACAAGAATCTAAAATCCATATACATCCATGAGGGCAGGATCAGGCAGATCGGCAACCTGACCCCACCGGATCATGAAAAGGTGCTGGATGTAAAAGGCGCAACCGTGATGCCCGGCCTGATCGATGCCCACGTGCACCTGCAAAGCGTCCCCGGATCCGTGTTTAGAAAAGACGATGAATCACGGCTTCAAAAATATCGGTATCACCAGCTTCGGTCATACCTGGCCTGCGGGGTTACCACCGTGCTGGACAATGCCATCGCAGGCCCGATGCTGCGTGAATTTACGCAATACCTGGAATCCGGCGGCGCAGGCCCCAGAATTTTTGCATTGGCTCCGGCGTTTTATCCCCCCAACGGATATCTGGACAATGGCATGCTGACCGCCTATTGGGGACCCCATTGGCGGCCCGCAAAAGACAGGACGGATGTGGTAGAATTATTCCGGGAATATGAGGGAACGGACAGGGTCATCGGGGTGAAAGTTATGCTTGAAACCGGATTTGGCAAAGCCAATATCTGGCCCCTGCTTTCAAAGAAAGTCCGGGATATCATTTCTGATGAATCCCGGAAAAGAAACCTGCCTTTATATGCCCATGCCTATAAAAAGAAAGAACAAAAAACAGGGCTTGATATGGGTGTTCACTGTTTTGTCCATTCCGGGTTTATGTTCACACAGCCCACGGACCGGTTTATCCGCCGCATGAAGGAACTTGGGACCTACGTGACCACAACTTTATCCTGTACCTTTGACCAGATGCTGGTGCAGTTTCAACGGGAACGGCTGGACAACCCGTACTTAAATTTGCGGGTCCCCCGGGAACTTTTGGAAACAGCAAGGGATGACCGGGTCTGGGAAGATTACTATGACCGTTTTTTTAAACTTTCATCTCCCAAATGGTTGCCTTCCTTTTTCATTCGAGCCCTTCCCAAACTTATAAACATCGAAAAATCAATCAAAGCCTGCCTGGAAAGCGCTTCCCGGGCAATCCTGACCCTCCATGAGGCCGGTATCCCCATCGTGGCCGGCACGGACGCCTCAAGCTGGCCTGTATTCCCCAATTTCTTCCATGGTACCAGTATGATCCGGGAAATGGAATTGCTTTACAATATCGGGATCCCGCCCATGGACGTAATTGCCTCGGCTACGCGAGTTCCTGCGGAAATGATGGGGAAAACGGACAGGATCGGTACCCTTGAAAAGGGAAAATACGGAGATATGGTCGTTGTCGAAAAGGACCCGCTGAAAGACCCTTCGGCCCTGGAATCATTGTTGTGGACCATCAAAGGCGGAGAGGCCCGGACCCCAGAGGAATGGATGGCTTGCGATCCAACGTGA
- a CDS encoding ABC-F family ATP-binding cassette domain-containing protein — protein MTVLVSVKELCKTYGDDTLFTGLTVDVKPGEKLGLIGMNGSGKSTLLRIICGLSAPDEGEVGIQPGLSLVYLAQEDKFDTDLSIEQVLFNSLASLDLQEKERHRRVNRALGLGGFTNAATKTKELSGGWRKRLAITRAFCLEPDLLLLDEPTNHLDIAGILWLEQMLVTARFSFVAVSHDRAFLENVCSHTMEIARYYQGGVFKIQGNYRKFEQERDKYLEAQAKKQSSLASKMRREDQWLRQGPKARTSKAKYRLDQAEELRKELSEVKARNRQTARMDIDFSGTGRQTRKLLRVHNLTKGFKDKTLFSNITFELGPGFCLGIVGDNGSGKSTFLSLIEQSMAPDQGTVKWAENLKTAIYHQERTHLDPEMTLRDALNPDGGDSVNYKGRPIHVVSWAKRFLFMPDQLDMPVGRLSGGEKARIVLAEIMRQPCDLLLLDEPTNDLDILSLEVLETSIKEFEGAVIIVSHDRYLMDRVCHRMLYLDNTETPKFYKDFAQILRARAAREKAEQPSAEKNKKQTTKPAPAKKKLFSFKDKYELENIEEKILDAEQQVEDFSEQVQHPDVIQDPTLLADTCEKLEQAQSLVQSLYSRWEELEEKKAAADKTD, from the coding sequence ATGACGGTTTTAGTGTCCGTAAAAGAACTTTGCAAAACCTATGGTGATGATACCCTGTTCACAGGGTTAACTGTCGATGTAAAACCAGGGGAAAAGCTGGGCCTGATCGGAATGAACGGATCCGGCAAATCCACCTTGTTGAGAATTATCTGCGGTTTGAGCGCCCCGGACGAAGGAGAGGTCGGGATCCAGCCAGGCCTGTCCCTGGTTTATCTTGCCCAGGAAGATAAGTTTGACACAGACCTTTCCATTGAGCAGGTACTGTTTAACAGTCTGGCCTCCCTGGATCTGCAGGAAAAAGAACGCCACCGCAGGGTGAACCGGGCCTTGGGATTGGGCGGTTTTACCAATGCAGCCACAAAGACCAAAGAGCTGTCAGGCGGATGGCGCAAGCGCCTGGCCATCACCCGGGCCTTTTGCCTGGAACCGGACCTGCTGTTGTTGGATGAGCCCACCAACCATCTGGATATTGCCGGAATCTTATGGCTTGAACAGATGCTTGTAACCGCCCGGTTTTCTTTTGTGGCCGTCTCCCATGACCGGGCATTTCTTGAAAACGTATGTTCCCACACCATGGAGATTGCCAGGTACTACCAGGGAGGGGTGTTTAAAATCCAGGGCAATTATCGAAAATTTGAGCAGGAGCGGGATAAATACCTGGAGGCCCAGGCCAAAAAGCAGTCGTCTCTGGCATCAAAAATGCGTAGGGAAGATCAATGGTTGCGCCAGGGCCCCAAAGCCAGAACATCCAAGGCCAAATACAGGCTTGACCAGGCCGAAGAGCTGCGCAAGGAACTGTCCGAAGTCAAGGCCCGAAACCGACAGACGGCTCGGATGGACATTGATTTTTCCGGCACAGGCCGTCAGACCAGAAAACTGCTCAGAGTGCATAACCTGACCAAAGGGTTTAAAGACAAGACACTGTTTTCCAACATTACCTTTGAACTGGGGCCGGGCTTTTGCCTTGGCATCGTCGGGGATAACGGATCCGGCAAATCCACCTTTTTATCCCTAATCGAACAAAGCATGGCTCCGGACCAGGGAACCGTAAAATGGGCGGAAAACCTTAAAACCGCCATCTACCATCAGGAACGGACCCACCTGGACCCGGAAATGACCCTACGGGATGCATTAAATCCGGACGGCGGAGATTCAGTAAATTACAAGGGGCGCCCCATTCATGTGGTCTCCTGGGCCAAACGATTTCTTTTTATGCCTGACCAGCTGGACATGCCCGTGGGCCGGCTTTCCGGCGGGGAAAAAGCAAGAATCGTTCTGGCTGAAATTATGCGCCAGCCCTGTGATCTGCTGCTTTTGGACGAACCCACCAATGATCTTGACATTCTTTCTCTGGAAGTATTGGAAACCTCCATCAAAGAGTTTGAAGGCGCAGTGATCATTGTCTCCCATGACCGGTACCTCATGGACCGGGTATGCCATCGCATGCTCTACCTGGATAACACGGAAACACCGAAATTTTACAAAGATTTTGCCCAGATTCTAAGAGCCCGGGCCGCCCGGGAAAAAGCTGAACAGCCATCGGCAGAAAAAAATAAAAAACAGACCACCAAACCAGCCCCGGCCAAAAAAAAGCTGTTTTCCTTTAAAGACAAATATGAACTGGAAAATATAGAAGAAAAAATTCTGGATGCAGAACAACAGGTTGAAGACTTTTCCGAACAAGTCCAGCACCCCGACGTTATTCAGGACCCTACCCTGCTGGCAGACACCTGTGAAAAACTTGAGCAGGCCCAGTCCCTGGTCCAGTCACTTTATTCACGCTGGGAAGAGCTGGAAGAAAAGAAAGCTGCTGCTGATAAAACCGATTAG